One stretch of Glycine soja cultivar W05 chromosome 7, ASM419377v2, whole genome shotgun sequence DNA includes these proteins:
- the LOC114420462 gene encoding uncharacterized protein LOC114420462: MPLYTKFLKDLLTKKGKYINNENIMMEGNCSVVIQRILPPMYKDVGSVTILCSIGVVSVGKALIDLGASINLMPLSMCKRIGNLEISPTRMTWHLANHSITRSYGVVEDVLAKVRQFTFPVDFVIRDIEEDAQIPFILGRPFMLMAKCVVDMGNGNLEMSVDDQKVTFNLFNAIKHPNDHRAYFKMKAVEHEVAMVAQAMASQSPLEKALTNVVECLTKEEEKELKKCLEELDGLKGSPAEKVLFEEGSPYNES; encoded by the coding sequence atgccactctacaCCAAGTTTCTGAAGGATTTGTTGACCAAGAAGGGTAAATACATCAATAATGAAAACATCATGATGGAAGGTAATTGTAGTGTAGTTATTCAGAGAATCCTCCCACCAATGTACAAAGATGTAGGGAGCGTGACTATCCTGTGCTCAATAGGTGTTGTATCAGTAGGAAAAGCACTAATCGATTTGGGGGCTAGCATCAATTTGATGCCCCTATCTATGTGCAAAAGGATCGGGAACTTAGAGATTTCACCAACCAGAATGACATGGCATCTTGCTAACCATTCAATTACAAGATCCTATGGTGTGGTGGAGGATGTGTTGGCCAAGGTTCGTCAATTCACATTCCCTGTGGATTTTGTGATCAGGGATATAGAGGAAGATGCTCAAATTCCGTTCATCTTAGGCCGTCCTTTCATGTTGATGGCTAAGTGTGTAGTGGACATGGGAAATGGTAACCTAGAAATGAGTGTCGATGATCAAAAGGTTACCTTCAATCTATTCAATGCAATTAAGCATCCAAATGACCACAGGGCCTATTTTAAGATGAAGGCAGTTGAACATGAGGTGGCCATGGTAGCTCAAGCTATGGCATCACAATCCCCATTAGAGAAAGCTCTGACTAATGTTGTGGAGTGCCttacaaaggaagaagaaaaagaattgaAGAAATGTTTGGAAGAGTTGGATGGGTTGAAAGGAAGCCCTGCAGAAAAAGTTTTATTTGAAGAAGGATCCCCCTACAATGAAAGCTAA
- the LOC114420463 gene encoding F-box/kelch-repeat protein At3g23880-like, with amino-acid sequence MKNHSLPLELIEEILLRLPVRSILRFKCVCKSWFSLISEPQFAVSHYDLAATPTHRLLLRSDYYFYAQSIDTDTPLNMHPTTVNLLLPPPSPPRDPGPSNFNHYYDSRFQPEILGSCRGFLLLYYITRREIILWNPSIGLHKRITDVAYRNITNEFLFGFGYDPSTDDYLLILVSTFFITPPEVGLHVFSFKTCSWKEYYPSLSYDDCGNKCRAGSLLNGALHWLVFSRDKKRHVIIAIDLIQMILFEIPLLDSLISEKYLIDCLRVIGGCLGVCCWVQEREVTEIWVMKEYKVQSSWTKSFVIPNYDEYIHFSPICITKDGGIFGSNNGGKFLKLNKEGEWLEELLYGHYEWSYCHNLQSALYRESLLLIPGVIGETSEDDDQK; translated from the coding sequence ATGAAGAACCACAGTCTTCCTCTGGAGTTGATAGAAGAAATTCTACTGAGGTTGCCTGTAAGATCCATCTTGCGTTTCAAATGCGTGTGCAAGTCATGGTTTTCTCTCATCTCCGAACCCCAATTCGCTGTTTCCCATTACGACCTAGCCGCCACACCCACCCATCGACTTCTTCTCAGATCAGACTATTATTTCTACGCTCAATCCATCGACACAGACACACCGCTTAACATGCACCCCACCACAGTGAATTTACTTCTCCCCCCTCCATCACCTCCACGCGATCCCGGCCCCAGCAACTTCAACCATTACTACGATTCTCGCTTTCAACCCGAGATTCTGGGTTCATGCAGAGGGTTTTTACTTTTATACTACATCACCCGCAGAGAAATCATTCTATGGAACCCCTCAATTGGTCTCCATAAACGAATCACGGACGTTGCATATAGAAACATAACCAATGAGTTTCTCTTTGGCTTTGGGTATGACCCATCAACAGATGACTATTTGCTTATTCTCGTTTCCACGTTTTTTATAACTCCTCCAGAAGTCGGGCTCCATGTTTTCTCCTTCAAGACTTGCTCATGGAAGGAATACTACCCTAGTCTTTCGTATGATGATTGCGGCAATAAATGCAGAGCTGGGTCGCTGTTGAACGGGGCTCTTCATTGGTTGGTTTTCTCTAGGGATAAGAAGAGGCATGTGATCATTGCTATTGATCTGatacaaatgattttatttgagaTTCCACTGTTGGATAGTTTAATTTCCGAAAAATATCTAATAGATTGTTTAAGAGTAATAGGAGGATGTCTCGGCGTGTGTTGCTGGGTCCAAGAACGTGAAGTCACTGAAATATGGGTGATGAAAGAATACAAAGTGCAATCATCTTGGACTAAGTCCTTTGTTATTCCGAATTATGATGAATACATTCACTTTTCCCCCATATGCATCACCAAAGATGGTGGAATTTTTGGATCAAATAATGGAgggaaatttttaaaacttaataaagAAGGAGAGTGGCTTGAGGAACTCCTATATGGTCATTACGAATGGTCGTACTGTCATAATCTACAGTCTGCTTTGTATAGAGAGAGTCTACTGTTGATCCCTGGTGTCATTGGAGAAACGAGTGAGGATGATGACCAGAAATAA
- the LOC114420460 gene encoding uncharacterized protein LOC114420460 encodes MVYGKACHLPVEMEHKAYWDLKFLNFDEVLSGEKRKLQLLELEEMRLNAYKSSKLYKQKVKAYHDKKLLKKDFQPGQQVLLFNSRLNLFPGKLKSKWSGPFTIK; translated from the coding sequence atggtttatggcaAAGCCTGCCACTTGCCAGTAGAAATGGAGCATAAGGCATATTGGGATTTGAAGTTCTTGAATTTCGATGAAGTTCTATCGGGGGAgaaaaggaagttgcaactctTGGAGTTGGAGGAAATGAGGCTGAATGCGTATAAGTCATCCAAGCTATACAAGCAAAAGGTGAAGGCGTATCACGATAAAAAGTTGCTGAAGAAGGACTTCCAGCCAGGCCAACAAGTTTTGCTTTTCAACTCAAGACTCAATCTGTTCCCTGGAAAATTGAAGTCCAAATGGTCTGGACCATTTACCATCAAATAA